One Betta splendens chromosome 16, fBetSpl5.4, whole genome shotgun sequence genomic window carries:
- the LOC121201655 gene encoding myelin-associated glycoprotein-like, with protein sequence MAAINWLLVVMFLCFTATQSGASSWTVTLPSSVKGLVGSCVVIPCSYNYPDPKKTVSQFTGIWRDQRNQVIYHSDPSKTVQEYKTRTKLVGKITQKDCSLKIDPLQQSDQGPFHFEIEIGGYDTYSYATKEVSITFVSDPKPSVSVTEEVVEGHNVTASCSVSQSCLSSSPKFTWSHNGVTHLETRQLKDGQWNLTSTLTFVSTRDDHNKSLKCTVTYKGGLKGEKTSSVIKVKYAPVNVKVDHTSEVKQGEDVMLKCSSDANPPANYQWFNENNTLHQGQSYLLTNVSRHTGILLCAAVNTVGQRNSTPVHLNMLFPPEIKNFSCSSEGDKVQCLCTVESSSPIMVHFVLSDRVLSNTSTNVRGLTTIVTLQAESGSSESVRCVANNKGGHANVTIM encoded by the exons ATGGCTGCTATAAATTGGCTTTTGGTCGTCATGTTCCTTTGCTTTACAG CTACACAGAGCGGAGCCTCGTCTTGGACAGTAACATTACCATCATCAGTTAAAGGTCTGGTTGGATCCTGTGTGGTCATCCCATGCTCGTACAACTACCCAGACCCAAAGAAGACTGTCAGTCAGTTCACTGGAATTTGGAGGGACCAGAGGAATCAGGTTATCTATCACTCAGATCCCTCTAAGACTGTGCAGGAATACAAGACACGGACAAAGCTGGTGggaaaaatcacacaaaaggactgTTCACTGAAGATCGATCCTCTTCAACAAAGTGACCAAGGACCGTTTCATTTCGAGATTGAAATTGGAGGTTATGACACATATTCTTATGCTACTAAGGAAGTGTCCATAACATTTGTTA GTGACCCAAAGCCCAGTGTCTCTGTGACAGAAGAAGTAGTGGAGGGTCATAATGTgactgcctcctgctctgtgtctcaGTCCTGTCTTTCGTCTTCTCCTAAATTCACCTGGAGCCACAATGGCGTGACACATTTGGAGACACGGCAGCTTAAAGACGGGCAGTGGAACCTGACATCCACTCTGACCTTTGTCTCCACCAGAGACGACCACAACAAGTCTTTAAAATGCACCGTTACATACAAAGGAGGTCTGAAGGGAGAAAAGACTTCCAGTGTCATCAAAGTAAAAT acgCGCCTGTGAATGTGAAGGTGGACCACACGTCAGAGGTAAAGCAGGGAGAGGATGTGATGCTGAAGTGCTCCAGTGATGCTAACCCTCCTGCCAACTACCagtggtttaatgagaacaacacTCTGCATCAGGGACAGTCTTACCTGCTCACAAACGtctccagacacacaggcatcctgctctgtgctgccgtCAATACAGTGGGACAAAGGAACTCAACCCCTGTGCATCTGAACATGTTAT TTCCTCCTGAGATTAAGaacttctcctgctcctcagaggGAGATAAAGTCCAGTGTTTGTGCACCGTGGAGTCCAGTTCTCCCATCATGGTTCACTTTGTACTTTCTGATCGAGTCCTGTCGAACACCAGCACTAACGTACGCGGCCTCACTACCATTGTGACTCTGCAGGCAGAGTCTGGCTCCTCAGAGTCTGTCCGCTGTGTGGCAAACAACAAAGGGGGCCACGCCAACGTCACAATCATG
- the LOC114843097 gene encoding myeloid cell surface antigen CD33 produces the protein MVPTKQPHTNMDKTGKMMILSLLLAGVFSPAFAEVWKATVVEKLDALVSSCVVFPCTFTTPKDLPSSKLRGIWHFGKNKEDRIYHEDRTRIMENYRGRTQLLGRLGEKNCTLEMTEVKDHDNGPFCFRIELAEKDQPTKEMFSFVEDCVTLNMLHDAPKPELRYRTPAVMGHPYTATCKVRHTCSSHRPKLEWSRGTAADIMVSHTDTSSGYSEVESILTITPEEKDDHQEVTCTATFHERKTSSATFTLYVKRVENYNHIILPIAGCIGSAVIFGIICIFMVKKYKRRIAELQNQDGSMFNRLSRLSRRFRSDGPGPFNSDQRRSIWSRFSRRPRRDMGDMGQIPNNSKPCDNQKVSKARFPSPKSQKKSCNYNEDLDNGDDYMNTADLNVYGNI, from the exons ATGGTACCAACAAAACAACCTCATACAAATATggacaaaacaggaaaaatgatgattctctctctgcttttggCAG gtgttttcagtCCTGCCTTTGCTGAAGTTTGGAAGGCCACTGTAGTAGAAAAGCTTGACGCCCTGGTTTCATCATGTGTTGTGTTTCCCTGCACATTCACCACTCCTAAAGACCTGCCCAGCTCCAAACTCAGAGGGATCTGGcattttggaaaaaataaagaGGACAGAATCTATCATGAGGATCGCACAAGGATCATGGAAAACTATAGAGGTCGCACACAGTTATTGGGAAGGCTTGGAGAAAAGAACTGCACCTTGGAAATGACTGAGGTCAAAGACCATGACAACGGTCCTTTCTGTTTCCGGATcgaactggctgaaaaagatCAACCCACCAAAgaaatgttttcctttgttgAGGACTGTGTGACTCTGAACATGCTCC ATGATGCTCCAAAACCTGAGTTGCGCTATAGAACACCTGCTGTCATGGGACATCCCTATACAGCTACCTGTAAAGTGAGACACACCTGCTCGTCCCACCGGCCTAAGCTCGAATGGAGCAGGGGCACTGCAGCTGACATCATGGTTAGTCATACAGACACTTCCTCTGGCTACTCTGAGGTAGAGTCCATCCTGACTATAACCCCTGAGGAGAAAGATGACCATCAAGAGGTGACCTGCACAGCTACTTTTCATGAAAGAAAAACATCCTCTGCTACATTTACGCTTTATGTAAAAC GTGTAGAAAACTACAACCACATCATCCTTCCAATTGCAGGGTGCATCGGCAGTGCTGTAATCTTTGGCATTATCTGCATTTTTATGGTAAAAAAATACAA GAGACGCATTGCTGAGCTCCAAAATCAGGATGGCAG CATGTTTAACCGGCTGTCGAGACTGTCACGCAG gttTCGTTCCGATGGACCAGGACCATTTAATTCAGATCAAAG GCGATCTATTTGGAGCAGATTTTCGAG AAGACCTAGGCGGGACATGGGAGATATGGGTCAGAT CCCCAATAATTCAAAACCATGTGACAACCAGAAAGTCTCTAAAGCTCGTTTCCCATCCCCTAAAAG CCAAAAGAAATCCTGCAATTACAATGAg GACCTGGACAATGGTGACGACTACATGAACACTGCTGACCTCAATGtttatggaaacatttaa